A window of Deltaproteobacteria bacterium genomic DNA:
AGGGGGAGCCCGGCATAGAATTCCATTTCTTCCCGTCGGATCGCATCCCGGGTAAAGCGGGGATCCTCCGATGCATGGGAATCGATGATGACCTCCTGATTGCATTCGGCGATTTTGCCGCACATGCACTCCCCGATCTTGACCTTCTTTTCGGAGAGGTCCCTGACTGCGGAATCGCTGAGATTCCGGAAGGAGACGGGGACCATCTCCATGGTGGAATCATTGATGACGTAGATCACGCCGGAATCGACCCCCATGAAATCGATGATCCGGGAGAGTGCCTCATCGAGGATCGGTTTGAGTTCCAGGGTCTGCCCAACGGTGAGGGCGATCTCATAGAGGACGGACAGGCTTCGGTACTGTCGTTCCAGGTCATTGACCGATGCGGGAAGAGATGGAGTTTCATGATGCATGGATTCCGCTCCTACAGAATGGTTCCTGCCATTGGGCCGCAACTCTTGCTATCATACCGAACAAAAAAAGAGAAGGCAAATGGTGTTCCACACCCCGCTGACGGTTTTGCACCCCTTGTGGTATAGTAAAACAAATTGAACAGGGAGGCGCTGAGACCATGTGGAACTATTCGCAAAAGATGATGGATCATTTCCTGAATCCCCGCAACGCCGGGGAGATTGAGAACGCCGATGCCGTGGCGGAAGTGGGGAACATCACCTGCGGCGATGCCCTCCGGCTGACCCTGAAGGTCGACGAAGACGAGCGGATCGTCGATGCGAAATTCCAGACCTTCGGGTGCGGGAGCGCCATTGCCTCTTCGTCGGCCCTGACGGAGATGATCAAGGGGAAGACCCTCGATGAAGCGGCCAAGGTTACGAACCGGGATATTGCCGCTTACCTCGACGGACTTCCCCCGGAAAAGATGCACTGCTCCGTCATGGGGATGGAGGCCCTGGAGGCGGCAATCAATAACTACCGGGGAATCGAGACGCCGGCGGAAGACCGGGAAGGGGAGATCGTCTGCAAGTGTTTCGGCGTGACCGACAAGAAGATTGAACGGGTCGTTCGGGAGAACAACCTGAAGACCGTTGATGACGTAACCCACTACTGCAAGGCCGGCGGGGGGTGTGGGGAGTGCAAGCCGCAAATCGCCGGGATCCTGGAGCGGGTCCGTCACGAGATGCGGCCCCCGTCCGGTGTGGAGCGGCGCGTCCGATCCAGGGGTAAACTGACCAACATCGAGAAGATGCAGCGGATCATGGAGACCCTTGAACGGGAGATCCGGCCCGCCCTGAATGCCGACGGCGGTGATATCGAACTGATTGATATCGACGGCGACCGGGTGCAGGTCGCCCTCCGGGGAAGTTGTGCCGGGTGTGCCGCATCATCAGTTACCCTGAAGATGAGTGTCGAGGCGAAGCTCCGGGAGTTTGTTTCCGAAGAGCTTACCGTAGAAGAGGTGGAGTCATGAAAACGGTCTACATGGACAACAATGCCACAACGAAGGTTGATCCTCAGGTACTCGATGCGATGCTTCCTTATTTTACCGACCTCTACGGGAACCCCTCCAGTATGCATCTCTTCGGCGGGCAGGTCGGGGAGGCCATGACCCGTGCCCGGCGGCAGGTGGCCGATCTGATCGGCGCCGATCCTTCAGAGATCCTTTTCACGAGCTGTGGTACCGAGAGCAACAACACGGCGATCCGGGGGACCCTGAAGTCCTACCCGGAGAAGCATCACATCGTGACGACCCGGGTGGAACATCCCGCGGTGCTGAACCTTTGTCGGGAACTGGCCCGGGAAGGGTGCAGCGTAACGGAACTTCCCGTCGACCGGCAGGGGGAACTTGATCTAGACCAGCTCCGGGATGCCATCACACCCGGGACGGCGATCGTCTCCGTTATGTACGCCAACAACGAGACAGGGGTGATCTTTCCCGTAGAGGAGATTGCAGAAATCGTTCACGAGAAGGGAGCTATTTTTCATTGCGATGCCGTGCAGGCCGTGGGGAAGGTCGGAATCGACATGGCAAAGATCCGGATCGATCTCCTTGCCATCTCCGGCCACAAACTCCACGCTTCCAAAGGGATCGGTGTTCTTTACGTTCGGAAGGGAACGCGTTTCCGCCCCTTCCTCATCGGGGGGCACCAGGAACAGGGGCGGCGGGGCGGGACGGAAAACGTCCCCTCCATCATCGGCCTGGGCCGGGCCTGTGTGTTGGCTGCGGAACAGATGGAAGAGGAAAACCGGCGGGTCCGGGCCCTCCGGGACCGCCTGGAACAGGGACTCCTGGAGGCCGTACCCTACGCCTACATCAACGGTCATCCCGATCACCGTCTTCCGAATACGACGAACATCAGCTTCGAATATATCGAAGGGGAGGGGATCCTGCTGCTCATGAGCCGGGAAGGGATCGCCGCTTCTTCCGGTTCGGCCTGCACCTCGGGATCGTTGGAGCCCTCCCACGTTCTCCGGGCTATGGGGGTTCCCTATACCTGTGCTCACGGATCGATCCGCTTCTCCCTCAGCCGGTTCAACACCGAGGAAGAGGTTGACTACATCCTCGAAAAACTCCCTTTCATTATCAGCCGACTTCGGGAGCTTTCCCCTTATTGGAAGCGGCGTGACAGTTCGCCCTTACTCAAATAGAAACAAACCTCACCGCAGAGACCACACCGTACTTGACCCCTCGGCGAGCGATCCCGGGAACGCTTTCGTTTCGGGTAAGTTTCAGACCGGCCCGAAGGTGATTTCTCTATCTTCAATGTCAACATTCTCTACCCTGACCGTTATTTCATCCCCAATGGTGAAACTTTTCTTTTTCCTTCTCCCGATGAGCCTGAACCG
This region includes:
- the nifU gene encoding Fe-S cluster assembly protein NifU; protein product: MWNYSQKMMDHFLNPRNAGEIENADAVAEVGNITCGDALRLTLKVDEDERIVDAKFQTFGCGSAIASSSALTEMIKGKTLDEAAKVTNRDIAAYLDGLPPEKMHCSVMGMEALEAAINNYRGIETPAEDREGEIVCKCFGVTDKKIERVVRENNLKTVDDVTHYCKAGGGCGECKPQIAGILERVRHEMRPPSGVERRVRSRGKLTNIEKMQRIMETLEREIRPALNADGGDIELIDIDGDRVQVALRGSCAGCAASSVTLKMSVEAKLREFVSEELTVEEVES
- the nifS gene encoding cysteine desulfurase NifS; amino-acid sequence: MKTVYMDNNATTKVDPQVLDAMLPYFTDLYGNPSSMHLFGGQVGEAMTRARRQVADLIGADPSEILFTSCGTESNNTAIRGTLKSYPEKHHIVTTRVEHPAVLNLCRELAREGCSVTELPVDRQGELDLDQLRDAITPGTAIVSVMYANNETGVIFPVEEIAEIVHEKGAIFHCDAVQAVGKVGIDMAKIRIDLLAISGHKLHASKGIGVLYVRKGTRFRPFLIGGHQEQGRRGGTENVPSIIGLGRACVLAAEQMEEENRRVRALRDRLEQGLLEAVPYAYINGHPDHRLPNTTNISFEYIEGEGILLLMSREGIAASSGSACTSGSLEPSHVLRAMGVPYTCAHGSIRFSLSRFNTEEEVDYILEKLPFIISRLRELSPYWKRRDSSPLLK